In Mycoplasmopsis maculosa, one genomic interval encodes:
- a CDS encoding site-specific DNA-methyltransferase, translating into MKLFENFKERIEEISSKELNQDQKDLAIKILEKFKDEEKQLEYVFQFIAQRIKTGFRFDAAPEANSKTIAILKKDEELSFVLDENKTKENTLIIGENYDALKNLIIVERERERAGLSYKYDLIYIDPPYNTEATKNDGNAVSDNNEEIKANKFVYRDKYSRNGWLNLMNERLKLAKELLKDDGVIFVSIDDAEQAYLKVLMDEIFGEENFVNNFMWMHGLGKKDKFSRTLQEYVLCYCRDKSFLKSWRYDKIIEYDNLSNPDNDSRGEWFSGSISFSEERSNKNHPNYFTIYSPSGISWTRQWQCNEEEMKELLKNNLIYFGTPPEYNNVPRYKKFNGETVEIILTNFFDNHGTTKSAKTELYKIIKKPSDIKKEHTPKPTLLIKDIVKLISGEKTRILDFFAGSGTTAHAVLELNREDNGNRTFTLVTNNENNIGIDVNYERLYRINHGIGTKGETFEWTNKNEPYKANLNVFKLEYFDVSPNNLDINVKELANKLINVLKEFGITSIDQNNEQEYINLLNDLSSLKPLEKENNESN; encoded by the coding sequence ATGAAATTATTTGAAAATTTTAAAGAAAGAATAGAAGAAATTTCTTCTAAAGAGTTAAATCAAGATCAAAAAGATTTAGCTATAAAAATTTTAGAAAAATTTAAAGATGAAGAAAAACAGTTAGAATATGTTTTTCAATTTATTGCACAAAGAATTAAAACAGGTTTTAGATTTGATGCAGCTCCAGAAGCTAATTCTAAAACAATTGCAATTCTTAAAAAAGATGAAGAGCTTAGTTTTGTTTTAGACGAAAACAAAACTAAGGAAAATACTTTAATTATCGGAGAAAACTACGACGCTTTAAAGAATTTAATAATAGTCGAGAGAGAGAGAGAGAGAGCAGGGCTCTCATATAAATATGATTTAATTTATATTGATCCTCCTTATAACACTGAAGCTACTAAAAATGATGGAAATGCAGTTTCAGATAACAATGAAGAAATAAAAGCGAATAAATTTGTATATCGTGATAAATATTCACGTAATGGTTGATTAAATTTAATGAATGAAAGATTAAAATTAGCTAAAGAGCTTCTCAAAGATGATGGAGTTATTTTTGTTTCAATCGACGATGCCGAACAAGCCTATTTAAAAGTGTTAATGGACGAAATTTTTGGCGAAGAGAATTTTGTAAATAATTTTATGTGAATGCATGGCTTGGGAAAAAAGGATAAGTTTTCAAGAACATTGCAAGAATATGTATTGTGTTATTGTAGAGATAAGAGTTTTTTAAAAAGCTGGAGATACGACAAAATAATAGAATATGATAATTTATCTAATCCAGATAATGATTCTAGAGGAGAATGGTTTTCAGGGAGCATTTCATTTAGTGAAGAGAGAAGTAATAAAAATCATCCTAATTACTTTACCATTTATTCACCATCAGGAATTAGTTGAACTAGACAATGACAATGTAACGAAGAAGAAATGAAAGAGTTATTGAAAAATAATCTTATTTATTTTGGAACTCCTCCTGAATATAATAATGTTCCTAGATATAAAAAATTTAATGGAGAAACCGTTGAAATTATTCTAACTAATTTTTTTGATAATCATGGGACAACTAAAAGTGCTAAAACCGAACTATACAAAATAATTAAAAAACCTAGTGATATTAAAAAAGAACATACACCAAAGCCAACATTATTAATTAAAGATATTGTAAAACTTATAAGTGGTGAAAAAACAAGAATTTTAGACTTCTTTGCTGGTTCTGGAACAACAGCTCACGCCGTTTTAGAATTAAACCGTGAAGATAATGGAAATAGAACATTTACATTAGTAACAAATAACGAAAACAACATAGGTATAGATGTAAATTACGAAAGACTATATAGAATAAATCATGGAATCGGAACAAAAGGCGAAACTTTTGAATGAACTAATAAAAACGAACCTTATAAAGCTAATTTAAACGTTTTTAAATTAGAATATTTTGACGTAAGTCCTAATAATTTAGACATAAACGTAAAAGAATTAGCAAATAAATTAATAAATGTATTAAAAGAATTTGGAATAACTTCAATAGATCAAAATAATGAACAAGAATATATTAATTTATTAAATGACTTATCATCATTAAAACCTTTAGAAAAGGAAAATAATGAATCTAACTAA
- a CDS encoding DEAD/DEAH box helicase family protein: protein MNLTNSQERVVNSLLNKTIESIETNKISSVYFKAPTGSGKTFMMINYIDKLIEWNKLNFNDNLVFVIVTLSSAELPKQMEENFNEYKHYLSNNDLKITRIESPSNINKNSKVEKNYQFFAKPNNVYIMGGASFRNNSILREQGAIEAFLGEIRLNDYKLIYIRDEAHIGADTNKKTYKDEANFEQNMQKNAHFIVKMTATPDDNSINLIELSEKELANDNIKLLKSEKVFNEGINNNNEIDNIDNETILEQACLKFKQIKEEYNNSEKEPGLVGIDAAMLIQIDNTSKDIEKEAKFKETLELIIKKLNEHNLSWVKYFDQNDKESNLRMKENYSLRDISKNNSAIDVIIFKVGPATGWNIPRACMIVQLRNVSSKNLSIQTIGRIKRNPNPSFNFMHNSIANKYFIYSNVDREVNDQKTLFLKDDFKSEEFVYGSLKNIKSNSVFNIESYEKDILDEIDHYNLNYFEMKMEEINYEFSKNNFIVADKKSYGNKEFIDIKLLNKIQIELYNIKQLKLNEKFLTKNIMNKLNDFYNLNLKNKIDNTLFWFIMIKNKFNYFKEKYNKNIQNQLDQNEIEYRLEKEKYLPEYLIAKITEKNSTKTNQKFAYREFNNEMPSLNIDSEAEKEFVKELDYLIRKMNKDKDNIKIWTKNPTYNGVNFEYFFKSINGYEIANSYPDFLIKHNNHFIYLEVKTYNNDIDENKTLLLWKEYKKYIQQNKNSKINLTLAIALVDVKNELIYIAGSSTIKELDNELSNTNPNEVSVHDKIKSKSINDLQDLL, encoded by the coding sequence ATGAATCTAACTAATTCACAAGAAAGAGTTGTAAATAGTTTATTAAACAAAACTATTGAAAGTATAGAAACTAATAAAATTAGTTCAGTTTATTTTAAAGCCCCAACTGGATCCGGCAAAACATTTATGATGATTAACTATATTGATAAATTAATAGAATGAAACAAACTAAACTTTAATGATAATTTAGTTTTTGTAATTGTTACATTATCAAGTGCAGAATTACCGAAACAAATGGAAGAAAACTTTAATGAATACAAACATTATCTATCAAATAATGATTTAAAAATAACTAGAATTGAAAGTCCTTCAAATATCAATAAAAATTCTAAAGTAGAAAAAAATTATCAATTTTTTGCTAAACCGAATAATGTATATATAATGGGCGGGGCTTCATTTAGAAACAATTCAATTTTAAGAGAACAAGGTGCAATTGAAGCTTTTTTAGGTGAAATTAGATTAAATGATTATAAGTTAATTTATATAAGAGATGAAGCTCATATAGGAGCTGACACCAATAAAAAAACTTATAAAGACGAAGCTAATTTTGAACAAAATATGCAAAAAAATGCTCACTTTATTGTAAAAATGACAGCCACACCTGATGATAATAGTATTAATCTTATAGAACTTAGTGAAAAAGAATTAGCTAATGACAATATAAAGCTTTTAAAAAGTGAAAAAGTCTTTAATGAAGGCATAAACAATAATAATGAAATTGATAATATTGATAATGAAACCATTTTAGAGCAGGCTTGCTTAAAATTTAAACAGATAAAAGAAGAATATAACAATAGTGAAAAAGAACCTGGTTTAGTTGGCATAGATGCAGCTATGTTAATTCAAATTGATAATACTAGCAAAGATATTGAAAAAGAAGCTAAATTTAAAGAAACATTAGAATTAATAATTAAAAAGTTGAACGAACATAATTTATCCTGAGTTAAATATTTTGATCAAAATGACAAAGAATCAAATTTAAGAATGAAAGAAAATTATTCTCTTAGAGATATATCAAAAAATAATTCAGCTATAGATGTAATTATTTTCAAAGTAGGTCCAGCTACTGGGTGAAATATACCTAGAGCTTGTATGATTGTTCAATTAAGAAATGTTTCTTCAAAAAACTTAAGTATACAGACTATAGGAAGAATAAAAAGAAATCCTAATCCAAGTTTTAATTTTATGCACAATTCAATTGCAAATAAATATTTTATTTACAGTAATGTAGATAGAGAAGTAAACGATCAAAAAACATTATTTTTAAAAGATGATTTTAAAAGTGAAGAGTTTGTTTATGGTTCATTAAAAAACATAAAATCTAATTCCGTTTTTAACATTGAAAGCTATGAAAAAGATATTTTAGACGAAATTGATCACTATAATCTAAATTATTTTGAAATGAAAATGGAAGAAATAAATTATGAATTTAGCAAAAATAATTTTATAGTAGCTGATAAAAAATCTTATGGTAATAAAGAATTTATAGATATTAAATTGTTGAATAAAATTCAAATTGAGCTTTATAATATTAAACAATTAAAATTAAATGAAAAATTTTTAACAAAAAATATTATGAATAAATTAAATGACTTTTATAATTTGAATTTAAAAAATAAAATAGATAATACTTTATTTTGATTCATTATGATAAAGAATAAATTTAATTATTTTAAAGAAAAATATAATAAAAATATACAAAATCAATTAGATCAAAATGAAATTGAATATAGACTAGAAAAAGAAAAATATTTGCCAGAATATTTAATTGCAAAAATAACTGAAAAAAATTCAACTAAAACAAATCAAAAATTTGCATACAGGGAATTTAATAATGAAATGCCTTCTTTAAACATAGATTCTGAGGCTGAAAAAGAATTTGTTAAAGAATTGGATTATTTAATTAGAAAAATGAATAAAGATAAAGATAATATAAAAATATGAACTAAAAATCCTACTTATAACGGCGTTAATTTTGAATACTTTTTTAAATCTATAAACGGTTATGAAATAGCAAATAGTTATCCAGATTTTTTAATAAAACATAATAATCATTTTATTTATTTAGAAGTTAAAACTTACAATAATGATATAGATGAAAATAAAACATTATTGCTTTGAAAAGAATATAAAAAGTACATTCAACAAAATAAAAATTCTAAAATAAATTTAACTCTTGCTATTGCTTTAGTTGATGTTAAAAATGAATTAATTTATATAGCTGGTTCAAGTACAATAAAAGAGTTAGATAATGAACTTTCTAACACTAATCCTAATGAAGTTTCAGTGCATGATAAAATAAAAAGTAAGTCAATAAATGATCTTCAAGATTTATTATAA
- a CDS encoding thymidine kinase: MYIQKGNGILEVITGPMFSGKTEELIKRIKILEIAGIKTLVIKPSFDTRYSNSELVSRTGARIKAHNVQNALEIISLYNNRYKAIAIDEVNFMEESLLEVIENLILKGCRVICSGLDMDFLRRPFGIMPKVISIADEVTKLKAVCMKCKKDAGFSFRKIESKELNVLGDDEYEARCRVCHIKGLSI, translated from the coding sequence ATGTATATACAAAAAGGAAATGGTATTTTAGAAGTAATAACAGGTCCAATGTTTAGTGGAAAAACTGAAGAATTAATTAAAAGAATTAAAATATTAGAAATAGCAGGTATTAAAACATTAGTTATTAAACCTAGTTTCGATACTAGATATAGTAATAGCGAATTAGTAAGTCGTACAGGCGCTAGAATAAAAGCTCATAATGTTCAAAATGCACTTGAAATAATAAGTTTATATAATAATAGATATAAAGCTATTGCAATAGATGAAGTTAACTTTATGGAGGAATCATTATTAGAAGTAATTGAAAATCTTATTTTAAAAGGTTGTAGAGTAATTTGTTCGGGGCTAGATATGGATTTTTTAAGAAGACCTTTCGGAATAATGCCCAAAGTAATTTCCATAGCTGATGAAGTTACTAAATTAAAAGCAGTTTGTATGAAATGTAAAAAAGATGCAGGCTTTAGTTTTAGAAAAATCGAAAGTAAAGAACTAAATGTTTTAGGCGATGATGAATATGAAGCTAGATGCCGTGTTTGTCATATAAAAGGATTATCTATTTAA
- a CDS encoding M17 family metallopeptidase → MKLFNKIATQRTNAMLLKATFDKEIEDDFLIKKSGQITEYFDKNTAYVFMGKKEDLKYEDVLGFFKRFASMAQRNYQVDIRSFANEKVKPCQVIEAFTSALYFEKGDIYSAKSKNEESDILVEPFVEEIGECMSEEFEKALILANATNYARNLQIMPPNICNSEYLAEVVYKDLSANKNLKVTVLNKAEIEKQKMGLLLSVNRGSMYEPRVVVIEYNGDPESKEKTVMIGKGITFDSGGYSLKPSRSMLGMKFDMSGSVIVASAMKAIAELKPKKNVAAVMCITDNRVNGDASLPDSVWTAMNGKTVEINNTDAEGRLVMADGLTYGARVLNATRLIDVATLTGAMVVALGHTYTGIWATTDKAWEDIKSAAENAHELVWRMPFDAAFAKNIKSSKVADFKNTDLSGNAGSCSAAMFLKEFTDNVEFIHCDVAGTAEINEEPQGIMVKTLTELALA, encoded by the coding sequence ATGAAACTTTTTAATAAAATAGCAACACAAAGAACAAATGCTATGTTACTTAAAGCTACATTTGATAAAGAAATTGAAGACGATTTCTTAATTAAAAAAAGCGGACAAATTACAGAATATTTTGATAAGAATACAGCGTATGTATTTATGGGCAAAAAAGAAGATTTAAAATATGAAGATGTTTTAGGTTTCTTTAAAAGATTTGCTTCAATGGCACAAAGAAATTATCAAGTTGATATTAGATCATTTGCTAATGAAAAAGTAAAACCTTGCCAAGTAATTGAAGCATTTACAAGTGCTTTATATTTTGAAAAAGGTGATATTTATAGTGCTAAAAGTAAAAATGAAGAATCAGATATTTTAGTAGAACCTTTTGTTGAAGAAATAGGCGAATGCATGTCTGAAGAATTTGAAAAAGCATTAATTTTAGCTAATGCAACAAATTATGCTAGAAATCTACAAATTATGCCACCTAATATTTGTAATTCTGAATATTTAGCAGAAGTTGTTTATAAAGATTTAAGTGCTAATAAAAATTTAAAAGTTACTGTTTTAAATAAAGCAGAAATTGAAAAACAAAAAATGGGGTTATTACTTTCAGTTAACCGTGGAAGTATGTATGAACCTAGAGTAGTTGTTATTGAATATAACGGTGATCCAGAATCAAAAGAAAAAACAGTTATGATTGGTAAAGGCATAACATTTGACTCAGGTGGTTATTCATTAAAACCATCAAGAAGTATGTTAGGAATGAAATTTGATATGTCTGGTAGTGTAATTGTAGCAAGTGCTATGAAAGCTATAGCAGAATTAAAACCTAAGAAAAACGTAGCTGCAGTTATGTGTATTACAGATAATAGAGTTAATGGTGATGCTTCATTGCCTGATTCAGTTTGAACAGCTATGAACGGTAAAACTGTTGAAATTAATAACACTGATGCAGAGGGTCGTTTAGTAATGGCTGACGGTCTTACTTATGGTGCTAGAGTACTTAATGCAACACGTTTAATTGACGTTGCAACATTGACAGGTGCCATGGTTGTTGCTTTAGGTCATACATATACAGGAATTTGAGCTACAACAGATAAAGCTTGAGAAGACATTAAATCAGCCGCTGAAAATGCACATGAATTAGTTTGAAGAATGCCTTTTGATGCAGCTTTTGCAAAAAACATTAAAAGTTCAAAAGTAGCAGATTTTAAAAACACAGATCTTTCAGGAAATGCTGGTTCTTGTTCAGCAGCTATGTTTTTAAAAGAATTTACAGATAATGTAGAATTTATTCACTGTGATGTTGCTGGAACAGCAGAAATTAATGAAGAACCACAAGGAATTATGGTTAAAACTTTAACAGAATTAGCTTTAGCTTAG
- a CDS encoding ECF transporter S component codes for MKRYVGLERWKYLFNDWSIFPKWTIRRIAFVGILIAISVVIFTVFASFIPLITIPSYKISFIGLPIKISGFIFGPLVGAIVGLISDIISFSIFPTFYNVYYTLAAVVNGVVSGVVGLLFVKFFKYVFGGQFIESIYVSKIYYLNKKLIKIKSNNPESKKIKQLQNRIIQLGEKRKMNSMMNSPKHLLNINLITSIILLSTICLAIFIIVMYKVDDQIIKNKSIIPNKIALIATMESGYLLMILFLIIARFKIRPKRFLVIVPIVVFSAFIESINVPILSLADSKIASGSSESIITFMFQHIVLSPVKIWANMFIIYFTYSIIAPLVNKNNEIVYN; via the coding sequence ATGAAAAGATACGTAGGACTAGAAAGGTGAAAATACTTATTTAATGATTGAAGTATTTTTCCAAAATGAACAATAAGAAGAATAGCCTTTGTTGGTATTTTAATTGCCATTAGCGTTGTTATTTTTACTGTTTTTGCTTCATTTATACCTCTTATAACTATACCTAGTTATAAAATAAGTTTTATTGGTTTACCTATTAAAATAAGCGGTTTTATATTTGGACCACTAGTTGGAGCGATTGTTGGATTGATAAGTGATATAATTAGTTTTTCAATTTTTCCTACTTTTTATAATGTTTACTATACTTTAGCAGCAGTTGTAAATGGTGTTGTTTCAGGGGTTGTTGGTTTACTATTTGTTAAATTTTTCAAATATGTTTTTGGTGGGCAATTTATTGAATCTATTTATGTAAGCAAGATATACTATTTAAATAAAAAATTAATAAAAATAAAATCAAATAATCCGGAATCTAAAAAAATAAAACAATTACAAAATAGAATTATCCAACTTGGTGAAAAAAGAAAAATGAATTCTATGATGAATTCACCAAAACATTTATTGAATATAAATTTAATTACTTCAATAATTTTACTTTCAACTATATGTCTTGCTATTTTTATAATAGTAATGTACAAAGTGGATGATCAAATAATAAAAAACAAAAGCATCATACCTAATAAAATAGCATTAATAGCAACAATGGAATCAGGATATTTATTAATGATTTTATTCTTAATAATAGCAAGGTTTAAAATAAGACCTAAAAGATTCTTAGTAATTGTGCCAATTGTTGTATTTAGTGCATTTATTGAATCTATAAATGTTCCAATATTATCTTTAGCTGACTCTAAAATAGCTAGTGGTTCTAGTGAATCTATTATTACTTTTATGTTTCAACATATAGTTTTAAGTCCAGTTAAAATTTGAGCTAATATGTTTATAATTTACTTTACATATTCTATAATAGCTCCGTTAGTAAATAAAAATAATGAAATAGTTTATAATTAA
- a CDS encoding Dps family protein produces MNEIKELKKVQANLQIFYQKLSNIHWNISGLEFFEIHEEVDKLRENTLDFIDEIAEKILMKNDLALGSYKEILELSKLQEIQSQEFNYNLAAKIIIDDLKVLLEILEEFEWSKRVQPLIDEILLSFDKWLWQFNKIVK; encoded by the coding sequence ATGAACGAAATTAAAGAATTAAAAAAAGTACAAGCTAACTTGCAGATTTTTTATCAAAAATTAAGCAATATTCATTGAAATATTTCTGGTTTAGAATTTTTTGAAATACATGAAGAAGTTGACAAATTAAGAGAAAATACTTTAGATTTTATAGATGAAATTGCTGAAAAAATATTAATGAAAAATGATTTAGCATTAGGCAGTTATAAAGAAATATTAGAATTAAGTAAACTTCAAGAAATTCAATCACAAGAATTTAATTATAACTTAGCAGCAAAAATAATTATTGATGACCTAAAAGTTTTATTAGAAATATTAGAAGAATTTGAATGATCAAAAAGAGTTCAACCTTTAATTGATGAAATACTATTATCATTTGATAAATGACTATGACAATTTAATAAAATTGTTAAATAA
- a CDS encoding ribonuclease J: MIATRIIPIGGVQEIGKATLIVEHDKHIFIIDAGIKFADTATSGIKGIIPDYKYLEEKKDNIEGLFITHGHEDHIGGVVYLVKQVHLKKIFAPRIAIQYLKLKFEEHRITHKVEFIEMEKASVYDFGDGCKVDFWSAQHSIPDAFGIRVTTPNGSLMCTGDFRFDYNPIGNAYTDFARLNEIGKEGLTVLLSDSTNAMRPFHSPSESDILIDIEKHMRNATRKTIITAFASNLTRVKAIIDLAIKLKKKVACFGRSMIQGVKIGRKLGYIKAPANIFVEKKEINNVPENQLVVLTTGSQGEQLAALSRMSYGKHATVKIEKGDMVIFSSSPIPGNRMVIELLVNRLSKLGAIIKENGVDGYLHTSGHAYKHEHDKIFQLTKPKYFLPYHGEYRMSMVHGESAVRNGVKPENVMVPENGKVYNMINNKIVPTEEKIEYGPIYIDGISTLNVNGSIIKERNELSSNGFVNIIITINKTNNSIIGRPSLISRGSFYVKTSLKLVEEAKRIAHGAVLYYIKNNENWNVVDLKQLIIDRLDSLFYKEKRRRPIIIPTILFEEEEYENGFENTKVQFEVKEDKNKKSTSEKLLNDLKGEIFGDSEELREDFHDEEEDE, from the coding sequence ATGATTGCTACACGTATTATACCAATTGGTGGTGTTCAAGAAATAGGTAAGGCAACATTAATTGTTGAGCATGATAAGCATATTTTTATAATAGATGCTGGAATTAAATTTGCTGATACAGCTACAAGCGGAATTAAAGGTATTATTCCCGATTATAAATATTTAGAAGAAAAAAAAGATAATATTGAAGGTTTATTCATTACTCATGGTCACGAAGATCATATAGGTGGTGTTGTTTATTTAGTTAAACAAGTTCACCTTAAGAAAATTTTTGCACCAAGAATTGCGATTCAATATTTAAAACTTAAATTTGAAGAGCATAGAATAACTCATAAAGTTGAATTCATTGAAATGGAGAAAGCTTCTGTTTACGACTTTGGTGATGGATGTAAAGTTGATTTTTGATCAGCTCAGCACTCTATTCCAGACGCTTTTGGTATAAGAGTTACTACTCCAAATGGTTCATTAATGTGTACTGGTGACTTTAGATTTGACTATAACCCTATTGGTAATGCTTATACAGATTTTGCTAGATTAAATGAAATTGGTAAAGAAGGATTAACGGTTTTACTTTCTGATTCTACAAATGCTATGAGACCTTTTCATTCACCAAGTGAAAGTGATATTTTAATTGATATTGAAAAACATATGCGTAACGCAACAAGAAAAACAATTATTACTGCTTTTGCTTCTAACTTAACTAGGGTTAAAGCTATTATTGATTTAGCAATCAAATTAAAGAAAAAAGTAGCTTGTTTTGGTAGATCAATGATTCAAGGTGTTAAAATTGGGCGTAAATTAGGTTATATAAAAGCACCAGCAAATATTTTCGTAGAGAAAAAAGAAATAAATAACGTTCCTGAAAATCAATTAGTTGTTTTAACAACAGGTAGCCAAGGTGAGCAATTAGCAGCTTTATCTAGAATGTCATATGGTAAACATGCTACAGTTAAAATTGAAAAAGGTGATATGGTTATATTTTCTTCTAGTCCGATTCCAGGGAATAGAATGGTTATTGAACTTTTAGTTAATAGATTAAGCAAACTAGGAGCAATAATTAAAGAAAATGGTGTTGATGGGTATCTTCACACTTCTGGACATGCATATAAACATGAACATGATAAAATTTTTCAATTAACAAAACCAAAATATTTTTTACCATATCATGGTGAATATCGTATGAGTATGGTACATGGTGAAAGCGCTGTTAGAAATGGTGTTAAACCTGAAAATGTTATGGTTCCAGAAAATGGTAAAGTTTACAATATGATAAATAATAAAATCGTACCAACTGAAGAAAAAATTGAATATGGTCCAATTTATATAGATGGTATTTCTACTTTAAATGTAAATGGATCTATTATTAAAGAAAGAAATGAACTTAGTTCTAATGGATTTGTAAATATAATTATTACTATAAATAAGACGAATAATTCAATTATTGGAAGACCTAGTTTAATTAGTCGTGGAAGTTTTTATGTAAAAACTAGTTTAAAATTAGTTGAAGAAGCTAAAAGAATTGCTCACGGAGCTGTTTTATACTATATAAAAAATAATGAAAATTGAAATGTAGTAGACTTAAAACAACTAATAATAGATCGTTTAGATTCTCTTTTTTATAAAGAAAAAAGAAGAAGACCAATAATTATTCCAACTATTCTTTTTGAAGAAGAAGAGTATGAAAACGGATTTGAAAATACCAAAGTCCAATTTGAAGTTAAAGAAGATAAAAATAAAAAATCAACTTCTGAAAAACTTCTTAATGATCTTAAAGGTGAAATCTTTGGTGATTCTGAAGAATTGAGAGAAGATTTCCACGATGAAGAAGAAGACGAATAA
- the dcm_N gene encoding DNA (cytosine-5-)-methyltransferase N-terminal subunit — protein MKKIKIFEFFSGIGSQLKALKNISKKLNINVSSAGACDFYIDAIVSYMAINYGKLDPENILSKEDIIAKLSKYNLSNNSKDIVSEKYFNRLNEEKLRNLFSYLYSFINNNYFKNRYKKLNERERERIWY, from the coding sequence ATGAAAAAAATAAAAATATTTGAATTCTTTTCGGGAATAGGGTCACAATTAAAAGCTTTAAAGAATATTAGCAAAAAACTTAATATCAATGTTTCTTCAGCTGGTGCTTGCGACTTTTATATTGATGCTATAGTTTCATACATGGCTATAAATTATGGCAAATTAGATCCAGAAAATATATTATCTAAGGAAGACATAATAGCTAAATTATCTAAATATAATCTTTCAAATAATTCAAAGGACATTGTATCGGAAAAATATTTTAATCGTTTAAATGAAGAAAAATTAAGAAATTTATTTTCATACTTATATTCATTTATAAATAACAATTATTTTAAAAATAGATATAAGAAATTAAATGAGAGAGAGAGAGAGCGGATTTGATATTAG
- the dcm gene encoding DNA (cytosine-5-)-methyltransferase, which produces MRERESGFDIRKYHKLPKNIDILTYSFPCQDLSQQGRQKGIKSGTRSGLLFEIERILNENKGNLPKILLLENVKALASKKFILEFNSWIKKLEEFGYTSSWKIINSTEYGSVQNRERVFMVSVLERKKFDFPIGSKNNKNVKDIWLKNDKHSFLKLNDNNYINKFTISKNNIIKSFINNWSNFNSENYIYSLEGKGPTLTASGANSRLKFLINNEIQIMNSCEAYLYMGFSKNDFNVVKETNLLTDSKIIFTAGNSISIEVLEKIFEKIIKDYF; this is translated from the coding sequence ATGAGAGAGAGAGAGAGCGGATTTGATATTAGAAAATATCATAAATTACCAAAAAATATAGATATTTTAACTTATTCGTTTCCTTGCCAAGATTTAAGCCAACAAGGTAGACAAAAAGGAATTAAAAGTGGAACAAGAAGTGGGTTATTGTTTGAAATAGAAAGAATACTAAACGAAAATAAAGGTAATTTACCTAAAATATTGTTATTAGAAAATGTTAAAGCTCTAGCTTCTAAAAAATTTATTTTAGAATTCAACTCTTGAATAAAAAAACTTGAAGAATTTGGTTATACATCTAGTTGAAAAATTATCAATTCAACAGAGTATGGAAGTGTACAAAACAGAGAAAGAGTTTTCATGGTTTCTGTTTTGGAAAGAAAAAAATTTGATTTTCCTATTGGGTCAAAAAATAATAAAAATGTTAAAGATATATGATTAAAAAATGATAAACACAGTTTTTTAAAATTAAATGATAATAATTATATAAACAAATTTACTATATCTAAAAATAACATTATTAAATCTTTTATAAATAATTGATCTAATTTTAATAGTGAAAATTATATATATTCGCTAGAAGGTAAGGGCCCAACTTTAACAGCTAGTGGTGCTAATTCAAGACTAAAATTTTTAATAAATAATGAAATACAAATTATGAATTCTTGTGAAGCTTATCTATATATGGGATTTAGTAAAAATGATTTTAATGTTGTAAAAGAAACAAATCTTTTAACTGATTCAAAAATTATTTTTACAGCAGGTAATTCAATTTCAATTGAAGTCTTAGAAAAAATATTTGAAAAAATAATAAAGGATTATTTTTAA